The Hyphococcus flavus genome contains a region encoding:
- a CDS encoding RelA/SpoT family protein: MAEKKAAGDSISAPIQHEENAARPSQPIGFIRQVELVDRVKAYDPDADEDLLNRAYVYAMKAHGGQMRASGDPYFSHPLAVAAILTELRADPATVATALLHDVVEDTDATVDDIKKLFGDEVARLVDGVTKLSQIELKSEASKQAENFRKLVVAMADDVRVLLVKLADRLHNMRTLHHIPKPEKRQRIAHETMEIYAPLAGRIGVHKIREELEDISFRELSQDVHATISERLADLQTHSIGGVVELANVLREQLNKHGIKAQITSREKRPYSIWRKMTQKNVSFDELADIYAFRVLVDGIDDCYAALGVIHTNWRMIPTEFDDYISAPKPNNYRSIHTAVIGPPSSDGRRQRIEIQIRTFEMHDTAERGVAAHWQYKDPGDKSGTSVEIVARGQYDPYDTPRRLVEMFQTGEDPDEALQYAKLELFQDQVFCFTPKSRVIALPKGATPLDFAYAVHTDVGDQCIGAKINGVQRPLRTPLNTGDVVEILRSDNAPVPAEWESVAYTGKARSAIRRRIKKMQYDEHLALGRSIAESVFTGAHLEFSIKGVREGLKRLGKKSVDDVLVSIGRGDLAVNELVEAVYPGASLESSGEIRVASLREFKPRAAIAGLTPGVSVKMARCCTPLPGERIVGIRQGDGGVKVHTIYCETLAEEDPPQDRWLDLKWREHDDAATAFARLIATVRNGLGVLSEIAGVIARYGVSIANIRIVNRSKEFVDFILDVEVKDSRQFAQMLAGVRASPNVIHADRTGAGDHDEL; encoded by the coding sequence ATGGCGGAAAAAAAAGCGGCGGGAGACAGTATAAGCGCTCCCATTCAGCATGAAGAAAACGCCGCGCGGCCGAGCCAACCGATCGGATTTATTCGTCAGGTCGAACTGGTCGACAGGGTCAAAGCTTATGATCCGGATGCTGACGAAGATCTTTTAAACCGCGCTTATGTCTATGCTATGAAAGCTCATGGCGGTCAGATGCGTGCATCGGGCGATCCCTATTTTTCTCACCCCCTGGCGGTTGCCGCTATTTTGACGGAACTTCGCGCTGACCCCGCGACGGTCGCCACTGCGCTGTTGCATGATGTGGTCGAAGACACCGACGCCACCGTTGACGACATCAAGAAGTTATTCGGCGATGAGGTCGCAAGGCTCGTCGATGGCGTCACCAAGCTTTCGCAGATTGAATTGAAAAGCGAAGCCAGCAAACAGGCGGAAAATTTCAGAAAGCTTGTCGTCGCCATGGCGGATGACGTACGGGTCCTGCTCGTCAAGCTCGCGGATCGGCTGCACAACATGCGCACGCTCCACCACATTCCAAAACCGGAAAAACGCCAGCGCATCGCCCATGAGACTATGGAGATTTATGCGCCGCTGGCGGGCCGCATCGGCGTTCACAAAATCCGTGAGGAGCTCGAGGATATTTCCTTCAGGGAATTAAGTCAGGATGTACACGCGACCATCAGCGAACGGCTGGCGGACTTGCAGACCCATTCGATTGGCGGCGTCGTCGAACTCGCCAATGTGTTGCGCGAGCAATTGAACAAGCATGGCATCAAGGCGCAAATCACCAGCAGGGAAAAGCGGCCGTATTCCATCTGGCGCAAGATGACGCAAAAGAACGTCTCATTCGATGAGCTTGCGGATATCTACGCCTTTCGGGTGCTGGTTGACGGAATAGATGACTGTTACGCGGCGCTTGGTGTTATTCATACGAACTGGCGGATGATCCCGACCGAGTTCGACGATTATATTTCAGCGCCTAAGCCCAACAATTACCGATCCATCCATACAGCCGTGATTGGTCCGCCGAGCAGCGACGGCCGCCGCCAGCGCATCGAGATTCAAATTCGGACATTTGAAATGCACGACACGGCGGAACGGGGCGTCGCAGCGCACTGGCAATACAAAGACCCGGGAGATAAGTCCGGTACGAGTGTCGAGATTGTCGCGCGCGGACAATATGATCCGTATGATACGCCGCGCCGGCTGGTGGAAATGTTTCAGACTGGCGAAGACCCTGACGAGGCGCTGCAATACGCCAAGCTGGAACTCTTTCAGGATCAGGTTTTCTGTTTCACACCCAAAAGCCGCGTGATTGCGCTGCCAAAAGGGGCGACGCCGCTCGACTTCGCCTATGCGGTGCACACAGACGTGGGCGATCAATGTATTGGCGCCAAGATCAACGGGGTACAACGTCCCTTGCGTACGCCGTTGAATACCGGTGACGTGGTGGAAATTCTGCGCTCTGATAATGCGCCGGTGCCGGCGGAATGGGAAAGCGTCGCCTATACCGGCAAGGCGCGCAGCGCCATACGCCGCCGCATCAAGAAAATGCAGTATGATGAGCATCTGGCGCTCGGGCGTTCCATTGCAGAGAGTGTTTTCACCGGCGCGCATCTTGAGTTTTCGATTAAAGGCGTGCGCGAAGGGCTAAAGCGTCTCGGCAAGAAATCCGTTGACGACGTGCTCGTCAGCATCGGCCGGGGCGACCTTGCGGTGAATGAATTGGTCGAGGCGGTTTACCCGGGCGCGTCGCTTGAAAGCAGCGGCGAAATTCGTGTCGCGTCTTTGCGAGAATTTAAGCCCCGCGCGGCCATCGCCGGTTTGACGCCAGGCGTGTCGGTGAAAATGGCGCGCTGTTGCACGCCGCTGCCGGGCGAACGCATTGTCGGCATTCGCCAGGGCGATGGCGGCGTTAAGGTGCACACGATTTATTGTGAGACGCTGGCCGAGGAAGACCCGCCACAGGACCGCTGGCTCGATCTTAAATGGCGCGAGCATGACGACGCCGCCACTGCATTTGCCAGGCTGATCGCGACCGTGCGCAATGGACTTGGCGTGTTAAGTGAAATCGCGGGCGTTATTGCGCGATACGGCGTTTCCATCGCTAACATTCGCATCGTTAATCGCTCGAAAGAATTCGTCGATTTCATTCTCGATGTCGAAGTGAAAGACTCACGCCAGTTTGCGCAGATGCTGGCTGGCGTGCGCGCCTCGCCGAATGTTATTCACGCGGACCGGACAGGAGCTGGAGATCACGATGAGCTTTGA
- the pyrE gene encoding orotate phosphoribosyltransferase, producing the protein MSFDALKEFEEAGALQKGHFILSSGLHSDTYLNKSIVSMYPDRAERLCKVLAEKISAEISDIDYVISPAMGAIIYGYETARHLNTPFMFLERVDGEFQLRRGFGIEKGARIVVVEDIVSTGLSAREAISAVRKAGGEVLALGCLVDRSAGAVDVGAPILPLLEMKVEAWEPDDLPAHLKDVPAVKPGSRGVSQ; encoded by the coding sequence ATGAGCTTTGATGCGCTGAAGGAATTTGAAGAGGCGGGCGCCCTGCAAAAGGGTCACTTTATTCTCTCGTCAGGTTTGCACAGCGACACATACCTGAACAAATCGATTGTCTCCATGTATCCGGATCGGGCGGAGCGGTTGTGTAAAGTGCTCGCTGAAAAGATAAGCGCTGAAATTTCTGACATCGATTATGTGATTTCACCGGCCATGGGCGCGATCATTTATGGATATGAAACAGCGCGTCACCTGAATACGCCATTCATGTTTCTTGAGCGTGTTGACGGTGAATTTCAGTTGCGCCGGGGGTTCGGCATTGAAAAAGGCGCCCGCATCGTCGTGGTGGAGGACATCGTTTCCACAGGACTGTCCGCGCGCGAAGCGATCTCAGCGGTCAGGAAAGCGGGCGGAGAAGTTTTGGCGCTTGGCTGTCTTGTTGACCGTTCCGCAGGGGCTGTTGATGTAGGCGCGCCGATCCTGCCGCTGCTCGAAATGAAAGTGGAGGCGTGGGAACCCGATGATTTGCCAGCGCATCTGAAAGATGTGCCGGCCGTCAAGCCCGGCAGCCGCGGGGTCAGCCAGTGA
- a CDS encoding pyridoxine 5'-phosphate synthase, with product MSEKKPIRLGVNIDHVATIRNARGGAHPDPVRAAHLVASAGADGITAHLREDRRHIRDDDMRRLKEELDLPLNFEMAATAEMLQLCIDVGPHACCIVPENRNERTTEGGLNVAGQHNFIAPFVRELNDAGIRVSLFVDPEAEHIEAAKSAGASVIEIHTGAYYEAAAATEPKRIAAEFEKIKASAELADRIGLEVHAGHGLTFHNVQPVAALPQIVELNIGHFLVGEAVFMGLADAVKEMKQLMQDARTGGHY from the coding sequence GTGAGTGAAAAGAAACCCATTCGTCTCGGCGTGAATATCGATCACGTGGCGACCATCAGGAATGCACGCGGCGGCGCCCATCCTGACCCGGTGCGGGCGGCGCATCTGGTCGCTTCGGCGGGCGCCGACGGCATCACCGCCCATTTGCGCGAGGACCGGCGCCATATCCGCGATGACGACATGCGCCGGCTGAAAGAAGAGCTCGACCTGCCCCTTAATTTCGAAATGGCGGCGACGGCGGAAATGCTTCAGTTATGCATCGATGTCGGGCCGCATGCCTGCTGCATCGTGCCGGAAAACCGCAACGAGCGCACGACCGAGGGCGGTCTTAACGTCGCCGGGCAGCATAATTTTATTGCGCCATTTGTGCGTGAGCTGAACGATGCAGGGATACGCGTGTCGTTATTTGTCGATCCTGAAGCTGAACATATCGAAGCGGCGAAGTCGGCGGGGGCGTCGGTCATCGAAATTCATACGGGCGCCTATTACGAAGCCGCCGCCGCGACGGAACCAAAGCGCATTGCCGCAGAGTTTGAAAAGATAAAAGCTTCAGCAGAGCTTGCTGACAGGATTGGTCTGGAAGTCCACGCCGGTCACGGTTTGACGTTTCACAACGTACAGCCTGTTGCTGCGCTGCCGCAGATTGTCGAACTCAACATCGGACACTTTCTGGTAGGCGAGGCGGTGTTCATGGGGCTCGCCGACGCAGTCAAGGAAATGAAACAGCTGATGCAGGATGCACGCACCGGCGGGCACTACTGA
- a CDS encoding DUF3658 domain-containing protein — protein sequence MESVHIVFSHSAAAGLREALTSAGTEEKIINCWGDYHAGPLAVSLDERLNWLCANYYDVGDGDSELRDEYKKRHSWMSEIASNSMARKIIWYSKVCARDYCGYLNFVTLAQEGFDLLQSVDLATALPKENARKALSVGWALPRYLLQASSFRCSISEDELRNASAVWGKMKKENKALRVFTNDGLISAEVDFFDEAILDFVTNQYQRAPYVIGNVLGYVDAQTAFTQSNSDFFYFRRLKELHKQGRVIWRGGFENMRDAAVRLAS from the coding sequence ATGGAAAGCGTTCATATTGTTTTCAGCCATTCGGCAGCGGCTGGGTTGAGAGAGGCGCTGACGAGCGCCGGAACTGAAGAAAAAATTATAAATTGTTGGGGCGACTACCACGCTGGCCCACTTGCCGTATCATTAGATGAAAGACTGAATTGGCTTTGCGCAAACTATTATGATGTTGGTGATGGTGATTCTGAATTGCGTGATGAATATAAGAAACGGCATTCGTGGATGTCAGAAATAGCTTCGAATAGTATGGCGCGAAAAATAATCTGGTATAGTAAAGTTTGCGCTAGAGATTATTGCGGTTATCTAAATTTCGTAACGCTTGCTCAAGAAGGTTTCGATTTGCTTCAATCTGTTGATCTAGCCACTGCTCTCCCCAAAGAAAATGCGCGTAAGGCGCTGAGTGTTGGATGGGCATTGCCCCGTTATCTTTTACAGGCATCATCTTTTCGTTGCTCAATTTCTGAGGATGAATTGCGCAATGCTTCAGCTGTGTGGGGGAAAATGAAAAAAGAAAATAAGGCGTTGCGTGTGTTTACAAACGACGGGTTGATTTCGGCAGAGGTTGATTTTTTTGATGAGGCAATTCTGGACTTTGTCACAAATCAGTACCAGCGGGCACCGTATGTTATTGGCAATGTCCTTGGATACGTAGACGCACAAACAGCCTTCACTCAATCAAATTCTGACTTTTTTTACTTTCGTCGTCTCAAGGAATTACACAAGCAAGGCCGAGTCATTTGGCGAGGCGGCTTTGAGAATATGAGGGACGCAGCTGTGCGTTTGGCCTCATGA
- the acpS gene encoding holo-ACP synthase produces the protein MIIGIGNDIIDIRRVEKTLEKHGQRFTHRCFTEIERAKSDKRRLRAASYAKRFAAKEACAKALGTGLSRGVFWRDMGVVNLPGGKPTMALTGGAAERLAQITPDGHEAAIHLTITDDFPMAQAIVIIDAQVK, from the coding sequence ATGATCATCGGCATCGGCAATGACATCATCGATATCCGCCGGGTGGAAAAAACACTTGAAAAACATGGGCAGCGGTTCACCCATCGCTGCTTTACGGAGATTGAGCGGGCGAAGTCCGACAAACGCCGGTTGCGCGCCGCCTCCTACGCCAAGCGATTCGCGGCGAAAGAAGCCTGCGCCAAGGCGCTGGGGACGGGGCTGTCGCGCGGTGTTTTCTGGCGGGATATGGGGGTAGTTAACCTTCCCGGTGGCAAGCCGACCATGGCGCTGACTGGCGGAGCGGCTGAAAGACTGGCCCAAATCACCCCCGACGGCCATGAGGCGGCCATTCACCTGACCATTACCGACGATTTTCCCATGGCCCAGGCCATTGTCATCATCGACGCACAGGTTAAATAA